From a single Okeanomitos corallinicola TIOX110 genomic region:
- a CDS encoding DUF6464 family protein, producing the protein MLRIIFLITISLLPSLWSLWVLRKNQERTRKRHRQLTQNYTPIREYIRPLEDNYPECSNISDRYYLEGVGYLIGDISCKFNARSGYVRCAVNPSGSCQNCQHYESKELTNHVSY; encoded by the coding sequence ATGTTAAGAATAATATTTTTGATCACCATTAGTTTGTTACCTTCTCTATGGTCATTGTGGGTACTTCGTAAAAACCAAGAACGCACACGAAAACGTCATAGACAATTGACTCAAAATTACACCCCAATCAGAGAATATATTAGACCCTTGGAGGACAATTACCCGGAGTGCAGCAACATTAGCGATCGCTATTATCTAGAAGGAGTAGGATATTTAATAGGAGATATCAGTTGTAAATTTAACGCTCGTTCTGGTTATGTTCGCTGTGCTGTTAACCCCAGTGGTTCATGTCAAAATTGCCAACACTATGAATCTAAAGAATTAACTAATCACGTCAGTTATTAA
- a CDS encoding OB-fold nucleic acid binding domain-containing protein: MVKIVSRQYVGQTNVYDIGVAEDHNFAIKNGLIASNCFNKSHSTAYGYVTYQTAYLKANYPLEYMAALLTANSGDTDKVQKYLNNCTSMGIEIDPPDINRSGLDFTPADNKILFGFSAVRNVGQNAIAGILEAREEGGEFKSLGDFCDRLDLRSVNRRTLESLIQCGAFDKIESNRQQLINDSELVYEWAQSRARDRASGQGNLFDLMGGGFASNSQQPAQNGFESAPKAEATLDFPPQEKLRMEKELLGFYVSAHPLKNIKQSSSLLAPINLVQLGEQKDNSVVCAVVMLNNVKKVMTKKGDPMAILQIEDLTGSSEAIVFPKNYERVSSLLEVDARLIIWGKVDKRDDQNQFIVEDAEQVEKVQMVVVELNPEEAGTIDIQHRLRSILKEQSGDKDKAKVPVIGVVQSGSYRQLVRFGKQFWVQDSFSTVQSLKSARFPAQVKQLTDNS; this comes from the coding sequence ATGGTTAAAATAGTTTCCCGCCAATACGTAGGTCAGACCAATGTATATGATATTGGCGTTGCAGAGGATCATAATTTCGCCATTAAAAATGGTTTAATTGCCTCCAATTGTTTCAACAAATCTCACTCTACAGCTTACGGTTATGTCACCTATCAAACCGCATATTTAAAAGCTAACTATCCCTTAGAATATATGGCCGCCCTGTTAACTGCTAACAGTGGTGACACCGACAAAGTACAGAAATATCTCAACAACTGCACCAGCATGGGAATTGAAATTGATCCCCCAGATATTAATCGTTCTGGATTAGATTTTACCCCAGCAGATAATAAAATTTTATTTGGATTTTCTGCCGTTAGAAATGTGGGACAAAATGCGATTGCTGGAATTTTAGAAGCCAGAGAAGAAGGAGGAGAATTTAAATCTTTAGGTGATTTTTGCGATCGCCTTGACTTACGTTCTGTCAATAGAAGAACCTTAGAATCATTAATTCAGTGTGGAGCATTTGATAAAATAGAATCCAACCGTCAACAACTAATTAATGACTCAGAATTAGTCTATGAATGGGCGCAATCCCGTGCTAGAGATAGAGCCAGCGGCCAAGGAAATCTCTTTGATTTAATGGGAGGAGGATTTGCTAGTAATAGTCAACAACCAGCCCAAAATGGTTTTGAATCTGCCCCTAAAGCAGAAGCAACTTTAGATTTTCCTCCCCAAGAAAAACTCAGGATGGAAAAAGAATTATTAGGCTTTTATGTATCCGCACACCCATTAAAAAACATTAAACAATCGTCATCTCTACTCGCACCAATAAACCTAGTACAATTAGGAGAACAAAAAGATAATTCCGTCGTCTGTGCTGTAGTCATGCTCAACAATGTCAAAAAAGTTATGACCAAAAAAGGCGATCCCATGGCAATTTTACAAATAGAAGATTTAACTGGATCATCAGAAGCAATAGTCTTTCCTAAAAATTATGAACGAGTGAGTTCATTATTAGAAGTAGATGCTAGATTAATCATTTGGGGAAAAGTAGACAAACGAGATGATCAAAATCAATTTATAGTCGAAGATGCTGAACAAGTTGAAAAAGTCCAGATGGTAGTAGTGGAATTAAACCCAGAAGAAGCTGGTACTATAGATATCCAACATCGTTTGAGGTCAATTTTAAAAGAACAATCAGGAGATAAAGATAAAGCCAAAGTACCCGTAATTGGTGTTGTTCAATCAGGGAGTTATCGTCAACTTGTAAGGTTCGGAAAACAATTTTGGGTACAAGATTCTTTTTCAACAGTACAATCTTTAAAAAGTGCAAGATTTCCTGCCCAAGTTAAACAATTAACAGATAATTCCTAA
- the fabG gene encoding 3-oxoacyl-ACP reductase FabG, whose amino-acid sequence MKGKQVLLTGGTGGLGLGVTPAVLAQGAELTIPYRNLKDVERLKGILSPADIARIQFIPANLEEESSVDKLISRMTKVDVLIHLVGGFSMGKTHEYSFYNWKREFELNLNTTFLTCKYSLTRMLENDYGRIVTIASRSGLEPARNLAAYSAAKAGVIALTKAIADETKGTNITANTVLPSVIDTPANRQAMGEENADKWVKPESIAEVICFLASEAAKDVRGAAIPVYGNI is encoded by the coding sequence ATGAAAGGTAAACAGGTCTTACTCACAGGTGGTACTGGTGGATTAGGTTTAGGTGTGACACCAGCAGTTTTAGCCCAAGGTGCAGAGTTAACTATTCCTTATCGTAATCTTAAAGATGTAGAACGACTCAAAGGAATTTTATCACCAGCGGATATCGCTAGAATTCAATTTATTCCTGCTAATTTGGAAGAGGAATCTTCGGTAGATAAACTGATCAGCCGCATGACTAAAGTAGATGTTTTAATTCATTTAGTAGGTGGTTTTTCCATGGGAAAAACTCACGAATACAGCTTTTATAACTGGAAACGGGAGTTTGAATTAAATCTAAATACGACTTTTTTGACTTGTAAGTATAGCCTGACAAGGATGTTAGAAAATGACTATGGACGCATTGTGACTATTGCTTCTCGTTCTGGTTTAGAACCAGCGAGAAATTTAGCAGCATATTCTGCGGCTAAGGCTGGTGTGATAGCATTAACTAAGGCGATCGCCGATGAAACCAAAGGTACTAATATCACAGCAAATACCGTCCTTCCTAGCGTTATTGATACCCCTGCAAATCGGCAAGCTATGGGTGAAGAAAACGCAGATAAATGGGTAAAACCGGAGTCTATTGCTGAAGTGATCTGTTTTTTGGCTTCAGAAGCGGCTAAAGATGTACGTGGTGCAGCAATTCCTGTTTATGGCAATATTTAA
- a CDS encoding hemerythrin domain-containing protein — translation MVVTLDNTKRNAIAIKLADMKLLQQLLIDNENLFLDECTDEAVADMIQAMLDDDHKNQGILDTMVIQYGIHKDAEQTVVEMVQKTRQLMQSEELSFFDKVFQHELLKHQQVMNGMTIHKAAQKVGVDVIAALSNLNTLNFENRAHQEQLKGIIEILGVRELTGQDVDQGIWARVQDAIAAISGVFGSAFTQTSENQDMSIQDFMRMDHNKINLLFTELLQSDDPEKIQEYFAQIDHDLSAHVGAEEEIVYPRVRHFYGEANTQKLSDEHTHWSLLFEELRSIDPNLPEFKERIKQIWDEIGNHFHQEETAMFTAIHNNMNSQETHELTKQFKTVKARIQQQMGGLETEVNTVNV, via the coding sequence ATGGTAGTGACTTTAGATAATACTAAAAGAAATGCGATCGCCATAAAATTGGCAGACATGAAATTACTGCAACAGTTATTAATTGATAACGAAAACCTTTTTTTGGATGAATGTACAGATGAAGCAGTTGCTGATATGATTCAGGCAATGTTAGATGATGATCATAAAAATCAAGGTATTCTTGATACTATGGTGATTCAATATGGCATTCATAAGGATGCAGAACAAACTGTAGTAGAAATGGTGCAAAAAACTCGTCAATTAATGCAAAGTGAAGAACTGAGTTTTTTTGATAAAGTCTTTCAGCATGAGTTATTAAAGCATCAACAAGTAATGAATGGAATGACAATTCATAAAGCTGCACAAAAAGTTGGTGTTGATGTCATCGCAGCATTGAGTAACTTAAATACTCTTAATTTTGAAAACCGCGCTCATCAAGAACAATTAAAAGGAATTATCGAAATTTTAGGTGTACGGGAACTAACTGGACAAGATGTAGATCAAGGGATTTGGGCAAGAGTTCAAGATGCAATCGCTGCCATTAGTGGTGTTTTTGGTAGTGCTTTTACCCAGACTTCAGAAAATCAAGATATGAGCATTCAAGACTTTATGCGGATGGATCACAATAAAATCAATCTCTTATTTACAGAATTACTACAGAGCGATGATCCTGAAAAAATTCAAGAATATTTTGCACAAATTGATCATGATCTGAGCGCCCACGTAGGTGCAGAAGAAGAAATTGTTTATCCGAGAGTACGTCATTTTTATGGTGAAGCTAACACCCAAAAATTATCTGATGAACATACTCACTGGAGTCTATTATTCGAAGAATTGAGAAGTATTGATCCTAATTTACCAGAATTTAAAGAAAGAATTAAGCAGATATGGGATGAAATAGGTAATCATTTTCACCAAGAAGAGACTGCCATGTTTACAGCTATTCATAACAACATGAATAGTCAAGAAACCCATGAATTAACCAAACAATTTAAAACAGTAAAAGCTAGAATTCAACAGCAAATGGGAGGATTGGAAACAGAAGTAAATACAGTAAATGTATAA
- a CDS encoding chromosome segregation ATPase encodes MSSVENLESSSSQSSSNNWYLLTVRSKKREVFLKYLKFAIDQNKLEDLFLDIKVPQDSVYEDMVLLSLSNFKTATSYLKKVECFQNIERKPLQSAQVNRMLGIG; translated from the coding sequence ATGTCATCTGTAGAAAACCTAGAATCTTCATCGTCACAATCTAGTAGTAATAATTGGTATTTATTAACTGTGCGTTCTAAAAAGCGAGAAGTGTTTTTAAAATATCTCAAATTTGCCATTGACCAAAATAAATTGGAGGATTTATTCTTAGATATTAAAGTCCCCCAGGATTCTGTTTATGAAGATATGGTTTTATTAAGTCTCAGTAATTTTAAAACTGCGACTAGCTACCTTAAAAAAGTTGAATGTTTTCAAAATATAGAACGCAAACCTTTACAGTCAGCACAAGTCAATAGAATGTTAGGCATAGGATAA
- a CDS encoding M20 family metallopeptidase, producing the protein MLTRIQDIAATLAPRLVEIRRHIHAHPELSGQEYQTAAFVAGVLSSSGLHVEEGVGKTGVIGELQGTHHEQKILAIRTDMDALPIQERSGLDYASRTEGVMHACGHDVHTTVGLGTAMVLSQIADELGGKVRFIFQPAEEIAQGANWMVEDGVMNNVSAILGVHVFPSIPAGSVGIRYGALTAAADDLEITILGESGHGARPHEAIDAIWIASQVITALQQAISRTQNPLRPVVLSIGKIIGGRAANIIADKVELLGTVRSLHPETRKELPQWIENIVANVCNSYGAKYLVNYRQGVPSVQNDYSLTQLLQSSAEAAWGNEQVQVLPEPSLGAEDFSVYLEHAPGAMFRLGVGYKDRIINHPLHHPQFEIDESAIMTGVVTLAYAAYKYWQSNAPNL; encoded by the coding sequence ATGTTAACTCGTATTCAAGATATTGCCGCAACTCTAGCACCCCGCTTAGTAGAAATTCGTCGTCATATCCATGCACATCCAGAACTGAGTGGACAGGAATATCAAACCGCTGCTTTTGTCGCTGGTGTGTTGTCTTCTAGTGGGTTGCACGTGGAAGAAGGGGTTGGAAAAACAGGAGTTATTGGTGAATTACAAGGTACTCACCATGAGCAAAAGATTTTGGCAATTCGTACTGATATGGATGCTTTACCCATCCAAGAACGCAGTGGTTTAGATTATGCTTCGCGGACAGAAGGTGTGATGCACGCTTGTGGACATGACGTGCATACTACGGTAGGTTTAGGTACAGCAATGGTGTTATCACAAATTGCTGATGAATTAGGTGGTAAGGTGAGGTTTATATTTCAACCAGCTGAGGAAATTGCCCAAGGTGCAAACTGGATGGTAGAAGATGGGGTAATGAATAATGTTTCTGCTATTTTAGGTGTTCATGTTTTTCCTTCTATCCCTGCTGGTTCTGTCGGTATTCGTTATGGTGCATTAACAGCGGCAGCAGACGATTTAGAAATTACCATTTTGGGTGAGTCTGGACATGGGGCGCGTCCCCATGAAGCTATAGATGCGATTTGGATTGCTTCGCAAGTTATTACTGCATTGCAACAGGCAATTAGTCGGACTCAAAACCCTCTACGTCCTGTAGTTTTAAGTATTGGTAAAATTATTGGTGGGAGAGCGGCGAATATTATTGCTGATAAAGTAGAGTTATTAGGTACAGTGCGATCGCTTCATCCAGAAACTCGCAAAGAATTACCACAATGGATTGAAAATATTGTGGCTAATGTTTGTAATTCTTACGGTGCAAAATATTTAGTGAATTATCGTCAAGGTGTACCCAGTGTGCAAAATGATTATAGTTTAACTCAATTATTACAATCCTCAGCGGAAGCAGCTTGGGGTAATGAGCAAGTGCAAGTTTTACCTGAACCTTCTCTTGGTGCAGAAGATTTTTCTGTGTATTTAGAACACGCTCCCGGTGCAATGTTTCGTTTGGGTGTAGGTTATAAAGATAGAATTATTAATCATCCTTTACATCATCCCCAATTTGAAATTGATGAGTCTGCAATTATGACTGGTGTTGTGACTTTAGCTTATGCAGCTTATAAATATTGGCAAAGTAACGCACCAAATCTTTAA
- a CDS encoding DUF433 domain-containing protein: MNELLNRITQIPGQCGGRPCIRGMRIRVSDILEMLAENVSVNEILEDFPDLELEDIQACLIFAARRTDFVRLTA; the protein is encoded by the coding sequence ATGAATGAACTATTAAATCGTATCACACAAATACCTGGTCAATGTGGAGGTCGTCCTTGCATTCGTGGAATGAGAATTAGAGTGAGCGACATTTTAGAAATGTTAGCAGAAAATGTGAGTGTAAATGAAATTTTAGAAGACTTTCCCGATTTAGAACTAGAAGATATTCAAGCTTGTCTAATATTTGCAGCTAGACGCACTGATTTTGTTAGATTAACAGCATGA
- a CDS encoding DUF5615 family PIN-like protein: MKIWIDAQLPPTLADWITNTFAIEALSLKELGLRDAKDIEIFEAAKIANVIIMTKDSDFVDLVCRLGTPPQIIWLTCGNVTNRNLRQILHFTLNDALEKLRQGEMIVEINKS, translated from the coding sequence ATGAAAATTTGGATTGATGCACAGTTACCTCCAACACTAGCAGATTGGATTACAAATACTTTTGCTATCGAAGCATTGTCATTAAAAGAACTTGGTTTACGTGATGCTAAAGATATTGAAATTTTTGAAGCTGCCAAAATAGCTAATGTGATAATTATGACCAAAGATAGTGATTTTGTTGATTTGGTTTGTCGGTTGGGTACACCTCCGCAAATTATTTGGTTAACTTGTGGAAATGTCACTAATCGTAATTTACGTCAAATTCTACATTTCACTTTAAATGATGCTTTAGAAAAATTACGTCAAGGAGAAATGATTGTAGAAATCAATAAATCTTAA
- the petA gene encoding cytochrome f: MRNALTPARVMLNTLLIAIATVTFFFTSDFALPQTAEAYPFWAQAAYPETPREPTGRIVCANCHLAAKNTEVEVPQSVLPDTVFKAIVKIPYDTNVQQVGADGSKVGLNVGAVLMLPEGFKIAPEDRIPEEMKEEIGDVYFQSYGEDKDNIVIVGPLPGEEHQEIVFPVLSPDPATDPNINFGKYSVHVGGNRGRGQVYPTGENSNNNVFNASATGTITNIAETTGDDGLVKYVVSIETEAGEVVETTVPAGPEIIVAEGQEIASGEPLTSNPNVGGFGQKDTEIVLQDTSRVAWMVAFICLVMMAQVMLVLKKKQIEKVQAAEMNF; encoded by the coding sequence ATGAGAAACGCCCTTACACCTGCCAGAGTGATGTTAAATACATTGCTCATAGCGATCGCTACAGTGACATTTTTCTTCACTAGCGATTTTGCCCTTCCTCAAACAGCTGAAGCTTACCCCTTCTGGGCGCAAGCAGCCTATCCTGAAACTCCCCGTGAACCAACAGGAAGAATCGTTTGTGCTAACTGTCACTTGGCAGCAAAAAATACAGAAGTAGAAGTACCCCAATCAGTATTACCTGATACAGTATTTAAAGCGATCGTCAAAATCCCTTACGACACCAATGTACAGCAAGTAGGCGCTGATGGTTCTAAGGTTGGTTTAAATGTTGGTGCTGTATTGATGTTACCTGAAGGCTTCAAAATTGCACCTGAAGACCGCATTCCTGAAGAAATGAAGGAAGAAATAGGTGATGTTTACTTCCAATCCTACGGTGAAGATAAAGACAACATCGTTATTGTTGGACCCTTACCAGGAGAAGAACATCAAGAAATCGTCTTCCCCGTACTTTCACCTGACCCTGCTACCGATCCAAATATCAACTTTGGCAAATATTCCGTTCATGTAGGCGGTAATAGAGGACGTGGACAAGTTTACCCCACAGGTGAGAACAGCAATAATAACGTTTTCAATGCTTCTGCTACTGGTACAATTACCAACATTGCTGAAACAACAGGTGATGACGGTCTTGTTAAGTATGTAGTCAGTATTGAAACTGAAGCTGGCGAAGTTGTTGAAACTACAGTTCCCGCAGGCCCAGAAATCATTGTTGCAGAAGGACAAGAAATTGCATCTGGTGAACCTTTGACTAGCAACCCCAATGTCGGTGGTTTCGGTCAAAAAGACACAGAAATCGTCTTACAAGATACTTCCAGAGTTGCATGGATGGTTGCTTTCATCTGTTTAGTGATGATGGCACAAGTTATGCTGGTACTCAAGAAGAAGCAGATAGAAAAAGTTCAAGCTGCCGAGATGAATTTCTAA
- the petC gene encoding cytochrome b6-f complex iron-sulfur subunit, translating into MAQFSESMDVPDMGRRQFMNLLTFGTVTGVAAGALYPVVNYFIPPATGGAGGGATAKDELGDDVSVSKFLESHNVGDRTLVQGLKGDPTYIVVESKEAIADYGINAICTHLGCVVPWNVAENKFKCPCHGSQYDATGKVVRGPAPRSLALAHANVNDDKIVLTPWTETDFRTNEEPWWS; encoded by the coding sequence ATGGCTCAATTTTCTGAATCAATGGATGTACCCGATATGGGTCGTCGCCAATTCATGAACCTGCTTACTTTTGGGACTGTTACCGGAGTAGCTGCTGGTGCATTGTATCCTGTCGTTAACTACTTTATTCCTCCTGCTACTGGTGGTGCTGGTGGCGGTGCAACAGCAAAAGATGAACTGGGTGACGATGTTAGCGTAAGTAAGTTTCTAGAAAGCCATAATGTAGGCGATCGCACCTTAGTACAAGGACTAAAGGGAGATCCTACCTATATTGTGGTGGAAAGCAAAGAAGCGATCGCTGACTATGGCATTAACGCTATCTGTACCCACTTGGGTTGTGTTGTTCCCTGGAACGTAGCAGAGAACAAGTTTAAATGTCCTTGTCACGGTTCTCAGTACGATGCAACTGGTAAAGTTGTCCGTGGTCCTGCACCCAGATCATTAGCTTTAGCTCATGCTAACGTCAATGACGACAAAATCGTTTTGACCCCTTGGACAGAAACAGACTTCCGCACCAACGAAGAACCTTGGTGGTCTTAG
- a CDS encoding DUF3067 family protein, with translation MTGKDLRQLLIDKWGFSYDLQFRRTQGKVFLQVMWRYAEQASFPLSETDYQEHIDSIANYLHALGGAVQVQTFITETKERPRLGKAVSIPLDLGDRASEWIV, from the coding sequence ATGACTGGAAAGGACTTACGTCAACTTTTAATTGATAAATGGGGATTTTCCTATGATCTCCAGTTCCGTAGAACCCAAGGAAAAGTATTTCTCCAAGTCATGTGGAGATATGCCGAACAAGCTTCATTCCCTTTAAGCGAAACTGATTATCAAGAACATATTGATAGTATTGCTAATTATCTCCATGCTTTAGGCGGAGCAGTACAAGTACAAACTTTTATTACAGAAACTAAAGAACGTCCCCGATTAGGTAAAGCTGTTAGTATTCCTCTTGATTTAGGCGATCGCGCTTCTGAATGGATAGTTTAA
- a CDS encoding M28 family peptidase: protein MSKNSHRSRFKLQLINKSALIRLTFLITILLALIFWGWSMMFWMPKISYQGKLPPLKPAEITLKKLLEQDLQTLSVEIGSRNNNQYQKLNQAKDFFINSFSQAGYKVQIQEYQIDNQSYYNLEVEKTGITKPEEIIVIGGHYDSAYTSPGANDNGTGAAATLELARIFANQNTNRTIKFVAFTNEEPPFFWTENMGSLVYAKNLKQQGKNIVAMLSLETMGYFDDQPGSQEYPYPINLIYPNQGNFISFIGNLKSSNLVKTAISSFRNHVKFPSQGTALPASIPGVGWSDQWSFWQQDYQGIMVTDTAPYRYKYYHTGDDTIDKIDFDKFTRVVNGLVAVISDLSQ, encoded by the coding sequence ATGAGCAAAAATTCTCACAGAAGTAGATTTAAACTCCAACTTATTAATAAATCTGCCCTGATTCGTCTGACTTTCTTAATAACTATTCTTCTAGCTCTAATTTTTTGGGGTTGGAGTATGATGTTTTGGATGCCAAAAATTAGCTATCAAGGCAAACTTCCTCCCCTAAAACCCGCAGAAATTACCCTCAAAAAATTACTGGAACAAGACTTACAAACCCTGTCTGTTGAAATTGGTAGTCGCAACAATAATCAATATCAAAAACTCAACCAAGCTAAAGACTTTTTTATTAATTCTTTTAGTCAAGCAGGTTACAAAGTCCAAATTCAAGAATATCAAATAGACAACCAATCTTACTACAACCTAGAAGTTGAAAAAACAGGAATTACAAAACCAGAAGAAATCATTGTCATTGGTGGTCATTACGATTCAGCTTATACCAGTCCAGGCGCAAATGATAATGGCACTGGTGCAGCAGCAACCTTAGAACTAGCGAGAATTTTTGCTAATCAAAATACCAATCGCACCATTAAATTTGTCGCATTCACCAACGAAGAACCGCCATTTTTCTGGACAGAAAATATGGGGAGTTTAGTATATGCTAAAAACTTAAAACAACAAGGTAAAAATATAGTTGCCATGCTCAGTTTAGAAACAATGGGATATTTTGATGATCAACCAGGAAGTCAAGAATATCCATATCCTATAAATTTAATTTATCCAAATCAAGGTAACTTTATCAGTTTTATTGGTAATCTCAAATCTAGTAATTTAGTAAAAACAGCAATATCATCTTTTCGTAATCATGTAAAATTCCCATCTCAAGGAACAGCATTACCTGCTTCTATTCCTGGGGTTGGTTGGTCAGATCAATGGTCTTTTTGGCAGCAAGATTATCAAGGAATTATGGTGACAGATACAGCACCTTATCGTTATAAATATTATCACACTGGAGATGATACCATAGATAAAATTGATTTTGATAAATTTACCAGAGTCGTCAATGGTTTAGTCGCTGTAATATCTGATTTATCCCAATGA
- a CDS encoding alpha/beta hydrolase, with amino-acid sequence MIKYLKTSRLNIAYHSYGDNHKTTIILLHGWPDDPLTWSQVIPALVNANYHCITPYLRGCGFTEFLDLQTPRSGQLAALSQDIIEFIEGFNIGKVHLVGHDWGARIAYNIAALRPDLLHTLTALSVGYGTNNPKQNISFSQIQQYWYQWFFGTERGRETLMAERRDLIKYMWKLWCPNWHFSDAEFEETAKSFDHPDWVDITIDSYRNRWGFSDNDPEYELIHQKLMTSPKIDVPTTVLHGSADGATLPETSDNKEEFFLKDYQRFVIPEVGHFIQREAPQSVIEAVLNRVK; translated from the coding sequence ATGATTAAATATCTCAAAACTTCCCGTCTAAATATTGCTTATCACAGCTATGGTGATAATCATAAAACCACCATCATTTTATTACATGGTTGGCCAGATGATCCCTTAACATGGAGTCAAGTTATTCCCGCTTTAGTTAATGCTAATTATCATTGTATTACACCTTATTTGCGTGGTTGTGGATTTACAGAATTTTTAGATTTACAAACTCCTAGAAGTGGACAATTAGCAGCTTTGTCACAGGATATAATTGAATTTATTGAAGGTTTTAATATTGGTAAAGTACATTTAGTTGGACATGATTGGGGTGCAAGAATTGCTTATAATATCGCCGCTTTACGTCCAGATTTATTACATACTTTAACAGCATTATCTGTAGGTTATGGAACTAACAACCCAAAGCAAAATATATCATTTTCCCAAATCCAACAATATTGGTATCAATGGTTTTTTGGGACAGAAAGAGGAAGGGAAACTTTAATGGCAGAACGACGTGATTTAATTAAATATATGTGGAAATTATGGTGTCCTAATTGGCATTTTAGTGATGCTGAATTTGAAGAAACAGCAAAATCTTTTGATCATCCAGACTGGGTAGATATTACCATAGATTCCTACCGCAATCGTTGGGGATTTTCTGATAATGATCCTGAATATGAACTGATTCATCAAAAATTAATGACATCACCAAAAATAGATGTGCCAACTACAGTATTACATGGTAGTGCAGATGGGGCAACTTTACCGGAAACTAGCGATAATAAAGAAGAGTTTTTTTTAAAAGATTATCAAAGATTTGTCATTCCAGAAGTTGGTCATTTTATCCAAAGAGAAGCACCTCAGTCAGTAATTGAAGCTGTTTTAAATCGAGTGAAATAA
- a CDS encoding opioid growth factor receptor-related protein, translated as MNQYSHIVKFYEGKATDTRGRLFEIWQQNYEWLEKTHDYIQWLFPLTEGSRFNPHAPILTDADIQVFQEQAAFKKNLLKSLKLMLGFYGLSCQESEDGQIEIKIHESFSERKKNWVRSSNYNYLRITRILKSLCLLGLEMYAQAFLKCLEELYNLEKGEITKLTLSY; from the coding sequence ATGAATCAATATTCCCACATTGTTAAATTCTATGAAGGAAAAGCTACTGATACTCGCGGTAGGTTATTTGAAATTTGGCAGCAAAATTATGAATGGTTGGAAAAAACCCATGATTATATTCAGTGGTTGTTTCCCTTAACAGAAGGGAGTCGGTTTAATCCTCATGCACCGATTTTAACAGATGCAGATATTCAAGTTTTTCAAGAACAAGCAGCTTTTAAAAAGAATTTACTTAAATCGTTAAAATTGATGTTGGGTTTTTATGGTTTATCATGTCAAGAAAGTGAAGATGGACAAATAGAGATTAAAATTCATGAGTCATTTTCAGAACGTAAAAAAAATTGGGTACGTTCTTCCAATTATAACTATTTGCGAATTACTAGAATTTTGAAAAGTTTGTGTTTATTAGGTTTAGAAATGTATGCTCAGGCTTTTTTAAAATGTTTGGAAGAACTATATAATCTGGAAAAGGGAGAAATTACTAAACTTACTCTTTCTTATTAG
- a CDS encoding PIN domain-containing protein, protein METSKHHLPLVFLDTNVIAAYLRGESPSSELFSPAVMKQVRLAINSVVLQELFFLAESSKNPEILDEIQEEVNVIPVNLQKAEEYLKYAANLRNRIAHSNDVLILSSAAECDYLVTYDKALSKALGSLSTSKPQVVTPEQLLSELGTKV, encoded by the coding sequence GTGGAAACTTCTAAACATCATCTGCCTCTTGTTTTTTTAGATACAAATGTTATCGCTGCTTACTTGCGTGGAGAGTCACCTAGTTCTGAACTATTCTCTCCAGCAGTGATGAAACAAGTACGGTTAGCAATTAATTCAGTAGTATTACAGGAACTTTTTTTCTTAGCAGAGTCTAGTAAAAACCCAGAAATTCTGGATGAAATTCAAGAAGAAGTTAATGTCATACCTGTAAATTTACAGAAAGCTGAAGAATATCTCAAGTATGCGGCAAACCTTCGTAACCGTATAGCCCATTCTAATGATGTTTTAATTCTTAGCAGTGCTGCTGAATGTGACTATTTAGTTACTTATGATAAAGCATTAAGTAAAGCATTAGGTTCTTTATCAACGAGTAAGCCTCAAGTAGTTACACCTGAACAATTATTATCTGAATTGGGAACTAAGGTGTGA